A region of Sulfitobacter faviae DNA encodes the following proteins:
- a CDS encoding VOC family protein gives MLTPFHLAYNVRDLDETRAFYGDVLGCTEGRSTETWVDYSFFGHQISMHLGEPFKTEATGKVGEHMVPMPHLGVVLRMEDWKALAERLKGAEVDFVIEPSLRFEGEPGEQATMFFRDPSGNPIEVKGFADLDRVFAQ, from the coding sequence ATGCTCACCCCCTTCCACCTTGCCTATAACGTCCGCGACCTTGACGAGACCCGCGCCTTCTACGGCGATGTGCTGGGCTGCACCGAAGGCCGGTCGACCGAAACTTGGGTCGATTATTCCTTCTTCGGCCACCAGATCTCCATGCATCTGGGCGAGCCTTTCAAGACAGAGGCCACCGGCAAGGTCGGTGAGCATATGGTGCCGATGCCGCATCTGGGCGTCGTCCTGCGGATGGAGGATTGGAAGGCGCTGGCGGAGCGGCTGAAGGGCGCAGAGGTCGACTTCGTGATCGAACCCTCGCTGCGTTTCGAAGGGGAACCGGGCGAGCAAGCGACCATGTTCTTCCGCGACCCGTCGGGCAATCCGATCGAAGTCAAGGGGTTCGCCGATTTGGACCGCGTTTTTGCCCAATAA
- the msrB gene encoding peptide-methionine (R)-S-oxide reductase MsrB — MNRRHFLTSTFLGATAIGLGARGTLAAYVEGDFEVTRSEAEWRAMLSDLEYAVMREGDTERAFTSPLNDEKRPGTFICKGCDQPLYDAATKFKSGTGWPSFYQPLDNAVETMADNSFFMRRTEVHCDRCGSHLGHIFDDGPEPTGKRHCINGVSLKFVAA; from the coding sequence ATGAACAGACGTCATTTTCTGACATCGACCTTTCTGGGCGCCACCGCCATCGGGTTGGGCGCGCGCGGCACCTTGGCGGCCTATGTCGAGGGCGACTTCGAGGTTACCCGCAGCGAAGCCGAGTGGCGCGCGATGCTGAGCGACTTGGAATATGCGGTCATGCGCGAAGGCGATACGGAGCGCGCCTTTACCAGCCCGCTGAACGATGAGAAACGCCCCGGCACCTTCATCTGCAAGGGCTGTGATCAACCGCTTTACGATGCGGCGACCAAGTTCAAAAGCGGCACTGGCTGGCCGAGCTTTTATCAGCCGCTCGACAATGCGGTTGAGACCATGGCCGACAACAGTTTCTTCATGCGCCGGACCGAGGTGCATTGCGACCGTTGTGGCAGCCATCTGGGCCATATCTTTGATGACGGGCCAGAGCCCACGGGCAAGCGGCATTGCATCAACGGCGTCTCGCTGAAGTTCGTCGCGGCTTAA
- a CDS encoding tyrosine recombinase XerC has translation MSEKANPLLISPAARDALQTWLEHQSALKDAAENTIIAYRGDVTEFLTFMTLHKGETQGLGALAKITISDMRAWMASTRSGGAGSRSVARKLSAVKAFYRWLAEREGFEPTAVLLARSPKFTKKLPRPLAEDAARALIDCVETQARAPWAAARDVAVLTLLWGCGLRISEALALKGGDAPLPASLRILGKGGKERVVPVLPAARAAVEDYLALCPHPREAQAPLFRAIRGGGLGARAVAQVMADARMQLGLPASATPHAMRHSFATHLLDAGGDLRAIQELLGHASLSTTQAYTAVDTARLMEAYNNAHPKAGR, from the coding sequence TTGAGCGAGAAGGCAAATCCGCTGCTGATCAGTCCCGCCGCGCGGGACGCGCTTCAGACGTGGTTAGAACACCAAAGCGCGCTGAAGGATGCGGCCGAAAATACGATCATCGCCTACCGGGGCGATGTGACCGAATTCCTCACTTTCATGACGCTGCATAAGGGCGAGACCCAAGGTCTGGGGGCGCTGGCGAAAATCACCATCAGCGATATGCGCGCATGGATGGCCAGCACCCGCAGCGGCGGGGCGGGGTCACGGTCGGTCGCGCGAAAACTCTCGGCGGTGAAAGCCTTTTACCGCTGGCTGGCCGAGCGGGAGGGGTTCGAGCCCACTGCCGTTCTGCTCGCCCGGTCGCCCAAGTTCACCAAGAAACTGCCCCGCCCGCTGGCCGAAGACGCCGCGCGTGCGCTGATCGACTGTGTCGAGACCCAAGCCCGCGCCCCATGGGCCGCGGCGCGGGACGTGGCGGTGCTGACCCTGCTCTGGGGCTGCGGGCTGCGGATTTCCGAGGCGCTGGCGCTGAAAGGCGGCGATGCGCCCCTGCCTGCCAGCCTGCGCATCCTTGGCAAAGGCGGGAAGGAACGTGTCGTGCCGGTCTTGCCCGCCGCCCGCGCCGCGGTCGAAGACTACCTCGCCCTCTGCCCGCACCCGCGTGAGGCGCAGGCCCCGCTGTTTCGCGCCATCCGCGGCGGTGGCTTGGGCGCGCGCGCCGTGGCGCAGGTGATGGCCGATGCGCGGATGCAACTCGGCCTGCCCGCCAGCGCCACGCCCCACGCCATGCGCCACAGCTTTGCCACCCATCTGCTGGACGCGGGCGGCGATCTGCGCGCCATCCAAGAGCTTCTGGGCCATGCCTCGCTCTCGACCACGCAGGCCTATACCGCCGTCGATACCGCGCGGCTGATGGAGGCCTATAACAACGCCCATCCCAAGGCGGGCCGCTGA
- a CDS encoding NAD-dependent epimerase/dehydratase family protein: MKFKKLVLTGAAGRLGSYLREPLAAMCEELVSSDIAEDIGKLYDGERYQKADLAEYDQVAALMEGADMVVHFGAIVDEKPFMELLGPNFVGSYNVWESAYQAGVRRVVYASSIHAVGMHKKADFIGIDAAHKPDTFYGLAKCFTEDLGSMYWDKRQLESVHLRILSAAQVNNSRALGSWLSYDDLIQLVTRAVDTPSVGFSVIYGVSNNDRAPVDNSKASFLGYRPKDNAEQFAEKVLAEEGPADISDPGQMCHGGPFAKVDLGESGIAQMTIVDDKKET, encoded by the coding sequence ATGAAATTTAAGAAACTGGTCCTGACAGGCGCCGCCGGGCGCCTCGGCTCCTACCTGCGCGAACCACTGGCCGCGATGTGCGAAGAACTGGTCAGCTCCGACATCGCCGAGGACATCGGCAAGCTTTACGACGGTGAGCGTTATCAGAAGGCCGATCTAGCGGAATACGACCAAGTCGCGGCCCTGATGGAGGGCGCTGACATGGTGGTGCATTTCGGGGCCATCGTGGACGAAAAACCCTTCATGGAACTCTTGGGCCCGAACTTCGTCGGCTCTTACAATGTCTGGGAATCGGCCTATCAAGCCGGGGTGCGCCGGGTGGTCTATGCCTCTTCGATCCATGCGGTGGGAATGCACAAAAAGGCCGATTTCATCGGCATCGACGCGGCCCACAAGCCCGATACTTTCTACGGCCTCGCCAAATGCTTCACCGAAGACCTCGGCTCCATGTACTGGGACAAGCGCCAGCTCGAATCCGTGCATCTGCGCATCCTGAGCGCGGCACAGGTCAACAACTCCCGCGCGCTCGGCTCGTGGCTCAGCTATGACGACCTGATCCAACTGGTGACCCGCGCGGTGGACACGCCCTCGGTCGGTTTCTCGGTGATCTACGGCGTGTCGAACAACGACCGCGCGCCGGTGGACAACTCGAAAGCCTCCTTCCTCGGCTACCGCCCGAAGGACAACGCCGAGCAATTCGCCGAAAAAGTGCTCGCCGAAGAAGGCCCCGCCGACATCAGCGACCCCGGCCAGATGTGCCACGGCGGCCCCTTCGCCAAGGTCGATCTGGGCGAAAGCGGCATCGCGCAGATGACCATCGTCGACGACAAGAAAGAGACCTAA
- a CDS encoding acyl-CoA dehydrogenase gives MTADAPKLRAKDKPDLGTFDWQDPFRLDSQLTEDERMIRDSARAYAQEKLQPRVIEAFAEEKTDPEIFREMGEMGLLGVTIPEEYGGLGGSYVSYGLVAREVERVDSGYRSMMSVQASLVMYPIYAYGSEEQRQKYLPKLCSGEWIGCFGLTEPDAGSDPAGMKTRAVKTDTGYKLTGSKMWISNSPIADVFVVWAKSEAHDGKIRGFVLEKGMKGLSAPKVGNKLSLRASITGEIVMDGVEVGEDALLPNVQGLKGPFGCLNRARYGISWGAMGAAEFCWHAALQYGLDRKQFNKPLAQTQLFQKKLADMMTEISLGLQGSLQVGRLMDAANAAPEMISIVKRNNCGKALDVARMSRDMHGGNGISGEFQVIRHMMNLETVNTYEGTHDVHALILGRAQTGLQAFF, from the coding sequence ATGACCGCTGACGCCCCCAAGCTGCGCGCCAAGGACAAACCCGATCTTGGAACCTTCGATTGGCAGGATCCCTTCCGCCTCGACAGCCAGCTCACCGAAGACGAGCGCATGATCCGCGATTCCGCCCGCGCCTATGCGCAGGAAAAGCTGCAACCGCGCGTGATCGAAGCCTTTGCTGAGGAAAAGACCGACCCCGAGATCTTCCGCGAGATGGGCGAGATGGGCCTTCTCGGCGTCACCATCCCCGAGGAATACGGCGGTCTCGGCGGCAGCTATGTCTCCTACGGTCTCGTCGCCCGTGAGGTCGAGCGCGTGGACAGCGGCTACCGCTCGATGATGTCGGTGCAGGCGAGCCTCGTCATGTATCCAATCTACGCCTATGGCTCCGAAGAGCAGCGCCAGAAATACCTGCCCAAGCTCTGCTCGGGCGAATGGATCGGCTGCTTTGGCCTGACCGAGCCCGATGCGGGCTCCGACCCTGCGGGCATGAAGACCCGCGCCGTGAAGACCGACACGGGCTACAAGCTGACCGGTTCCAAGATGTGGATCTCGAACTCCCCCATCGCCGATGTCTTTGTGGTTTGGGCCAAGTCCGAGGCGCATGACGGCAAGATCCGCGGCTTTGTGCTGGAAAAAGGCATGAAGGGTCTGAGCGCGCCGAAGGTTGGCAACAAGCTTTCCTTGCGCGCCTCGATCACCGGTGAGATCGTCATGGACGGTGTTGAAGTCGGCGAAGACGCGCTGCTGCCAAATGTGCAGGGTCTGAAAGGCCCCTTCGGCTGCCTCAACCGCGCCCGCTACGGCATTTCTTGGGGCGCGATGGGTGCTGCCGAGTTCTGCTGGCACGCGGCGCTGCAATACGGGCTGGACCGCAAGCAGTTCAACAAGCCGCTGGCGCAAACCCAACTGTTCCAGAAGAAGCTGGCGGATATGATGACCGAGATTTCGCTCGGCCTTCAGGGCTCGCTGCAAGTGGGCCGCCTGATGGATGCCGCCAATGCCGCGCCCGAGATGATCTCGATCGTCAAGCGCAACAACTGCGGCAAGGCGCTCGACGTGGCACGCATGTCGCGCGACATGCACGGCGGCAACGGCATCTCGGGCGAATTCCAGGTGATCCGTCACATGATGAACCTCGAGACGGTGAACACCTACGAGGGCACTCATGACGTGCACGCGCTGATCCTGGGCCGTGCGCAGACCGGCCTGCAGGCGTTCTTCTAA
- a CDS encoding NAD(P)/FAD-dependent oxidoreductase, whose amino-acid sequence MQNALETSYDVVIVGGAIYGSALAWWLTNTPGFDGEVLVVERDPTYEFASTSHTNSCIRQQFSAPVNIQISQFGAEFIKNFRHFMHDDPEVPELALQSFGYLYLADTPEFAQTLREAQGIQTSMGAHTQHMTKDEIAARYPFYMLDDVIAGNHNTVDEGYFDGGTMFDWFKRMAKRRGVTFVHDEVTGMVLNPAGSAVDAVTLKSGATVSCGTVVNASGPRAAATAQMAGISLPVVPRKRYTFIFDAAEPLEMDLPLTIDPSGVHMRQEGKYYMAGCPPEDDYDAAYDDFTFDHSIWEEKVWPTIATRVPAFERVKVINEWVGHYAYNTVDQNAILGRHDKVANFVFMNGFSGHGLQQAPAIGRGTAELITHGAYRTLDLTPLDYARIVRSEKFVERAVI is encoded by the coding sequence ATGCAAAACGCGCTTGAGACGTCCTATGACGTGGTGATCGTGGGCGGGGCCATCTATGGCTCGGCTTTGGCTTGGTGGCTGACCAACACGCCGGGATTCGACGGCGAGGTGCTGGTGGTCGAGCGTGATCCGACCTATGAATTCGCCTCGACCAGCCATACGAATTCCTGCATCCGCCAGCAGTTCAGCGCCCCCGTGAACATCCAGATTTCTCAGTTCGGGGCCGAGTTCATCAAAAACTTCCGCCACTTCATGCATGACGATCCCGAGGTGCCGGAACTGGCGTTGCAAAGCTTCGGGTACCTCTATCTTGCCGACACGCCCGAGTTTGCCCAGACCCTGCGCGAGGCGCAGGGCATCCAGACCTCCATGGGCGCGCATACCCAGCATATGACCAAGGATGAGATCGCCGCGCGCTATCCCTTCTACATGCTCGACGATGTGATCGCGGGCAATCACAACACGGTGGATGAGGGCTACTTCGACGGCGGCACCATGTTCGACTGGTTCAAACGCATGGCCAAGCGCCGCGGCGTGACCTTTGTGCATGACGAGGTGACGGGCATGGTGCTGAACCCTGCGGGCAGTGCCGTGGATGCGGTGACGCTGAAGTCCGGCGCGACGGTCTCCTGCGGGACGGTGGTCAATGCCTCCGGCCCCCGCGCGGCAGCGACGGCGCAGATGGCCGGGATCAGCCTGCCCGTGGTGCCGCGCAAACGCTACACCTTCATCTTCGATGCCGCCGAGCCGCTGGAAATGGACCTGCCGCTGACCATCGACCCCAGCGGCGTGCATATGCGCCAAGAAGGCAAATATTACATGGCCGGTTGCCCGCCAGAGGATGACTATGACGCCGCCTATGACGATTTCACCTTTGACCATTCGATCTGGGAAGAGAAGGTCTGGCCCACCATCGCCACCCGCGTTCCGGCCTTTGAGCGGGTCAAGGTGATCAACGAATGGGTCGGGCATTACGCCTATAACACCGTCGACCAGAACGCGATTCTGGGGCGGCACGACAAGGTCGCGAATTTCGTCTTTATGAACGGCTTTTCCGGCCACGGGTTGCAACAGGCCCCCGCCATCGGGCGCGGCACGGCAGAGTTGATCACCCATGGCGCCTACCGCACGCTCGACCTCACGCCACTGGACTACGCGCGGATCGTGCGTTCCGAGAAATTCGTGGAAAGGGCCGTGATATGA
- a CDS encoding anti-sigma factor translates to MSDTPITPPEDDDLLAAEMALGLLEGEDRAAARARLMQDRDFARRVADWQERFVAMTDDIAPVAPPAKLRRALMARLFPARQVPLLQRLWLWQGVSVAALATVAFLALPMLREAPMQPPAEVYATRMAAEDSALELLAVMDMSRGDIALRRVSGDAPAGRVLELWAILPDRAPISLGVLPEGEVNRVALPANLVPEAAQITLAITDEPPGGAPGGVPTGEVMAAGAVAEL, encoded by the coding sequence ATGAGCGACACCCCCATCACCCCGCCCGAAGACGACGATCTGCTGGCCGCCGAAATGGCCTTGGGCCTGTTGGAAGGCGAAGACCGTGCCGCCGCCCGCGCCCGGCTGATGCAAGACCGTGATTTTGCCCGTCGCGTGGCCGATTGGCAGGAGCGTTTCGTGGCGATGACCGACGATATCGCCCCCGTCGCCCCGCCCGCGAAGCTGCGCCGCGCGCTGATGGCGCGGCTCTTCCCCGCGCGGCAGGTGCCGCTGTTGCAGCGGCTCTGGCTGTGGCAGGGGGTGTCGGTGGCAGCACTGGCCACCGTGGCCTTCCTTGCCCTGCCGATGCTGCGCGAGGCGCCGATGCAGCCCCCGGCAGAGGTCTATGCCACCCGCATGGCCGCCGAGGACAGCGCGCTGGAATTGCTGGCCGTCATGGACATGTCGCGTGGCGATATCGCGCTGCGCCGTGTCTCGGGCGACGCGCCCGCAGGCCGCGTGCTGGAGCTTTGGGCAATCCTGCCGGACCGCGCGCCGATCTCTCTGGGCGTGCTGCCTGAGGGGGAGGTTAACCGCGTGGCCTTGCCCGCTAATCTGGTGCCCGAGGCGGCGCAGATCACGCTGGCCATTACCGATGAGCCGCCCGGCGGCGCACCCGGCGGTGTCCCCACCGGGGAGGTCATGGCCGCTGGTGCTGTGGCGGAGCTCTAA
- a CDS encoding mandelate racemase/muconate lactonizing enzyme family protein gives MKLQDLDIIVTAPPAPGWGGRYWILVKVTTDTGITGWGECYAASVGPDAMRAVIEDVFARHMQGENPENIELMFRRAYSAGFTQRPDLTVMGAFSGLEIACWDILGKDRDRPVHALIGGRTNDRVRGYTYLYPLPHHSMADFWTSPEMAAESAADCVARGYTAVKFDPAGPYTLRGGHMPAMSDISTSAAFCKAIREAVGDRADLLFGTHGQFTTAGAIRLGQAIEPYSPLWYEEPIPPDAPEQMAKVARGVRVPVATGERLTTKAEFAPLLRAGAAEILQPALGRVGGIAEAKKIATMAEVYNAQVAPHLYAGPVEWAANVQLATAIPNILMCECIETPFHDQLIKGSIRVEDGFITAPTAPGLGIEVDEEFARAHPYTGDGLHLEMREEPCDYVNGNNFQGGAPADSH, from the coding sequence ATGAAACTGCAAGACCTCGATATCATCGTGACGGCCCCGCCCGCCCCCGGCTGGGGCGGGCGCTATTGGATATTGGTCAAGGTGACCACCGACACCGGCATCACCGGTTGGGGCGAATGCTATGCCGCCAGCGTCGGGCCCGACGCCATGCGCGCGGTGATCGAAGATGTTTTTGCCCGCCATATGCAGGGCGAAAACCCCGAGAATATCGAGCTGATGTTCCGCCGCGCCTATTCCGCAGGATTCACTCAGCGGCCAGATCTGACGGTCATGGGCGCGTTTTCGGGGTTGGAGATCGCCTGTTGGGACATTCTGGGCAAGGACCGCGACCGCCCGGTGCATGCGCTGATCGGCGGGCGCACCAATGATCGGGTGCGCGGCTATACCTACCTCTACCCGTTGCCGCATCACAGCATGGCGGATTTCTGGACCTCGCCCGAGATGGCGGCGGAATCGGCGGCGGATTGCGTGGCGCGCGGCTATACGGCGGTGAAATTCGACCCCGCCGGCCCCTATACGCTGCGCGGCGGGCATATGCCTGCGATGTCGGACATCAGCACTTCAGCGGCGTTCTGCAAGGCCATCCGAGAGGCGGTGGGCGACCGTGCCGACCTGCTGTTTGGCACCCACGGGCAGTTCACCACCGCGGGCGCGATCCGGCTGGGCCAAGCGATCGAACCCTATAGCCCGCTGTGGTACGAAGAACCGATCCCGCCAGACGCGCCCGAGCAGATGGCCAAGGTCGCACGCGGCGTGCGCGTCCCTGTGGCCACGGGCGAGCGGCTGACCACCAAGGCCGAATTCGCGCCTTTGTTGCGGGCGGGCGCGGCGGAGATCCTGCAACCGGCCCTTGGCCGCGTGGGCGGCATCGCGGAGGCCAAGAAGATCGCCACCATGGCCGAGGTCTATAACGCGCAAGTGGCGCCGCATCTCTATGCCGGGCCGGTGGAATGGGCCGCGAATGTGCAGCTCGCTACCGCGATCCCGAACATCCTGATGTGCGAATGTATCGAGACGCCATTCCATGACCAATTGATCAAAGGGTCGATCCGGGTGGAGGACGGCTTTATCACCGCCCCCACAGCGCCCGGTCTGGGGATCGAAGTCGATGAGGAATTCGCCCGCGCGCATCCCTATACAGGCGATGGCCTGCATCTGGAGATGCGTGAAGAGCCTTGCGATTATGTGAATGGGAATAATTTCCAAGGCGGCGCACCGGCGGATAGCCACTAA
- a CDS encoding fasciclin domain-containing protein produces the protein MKTLKTFAAATATAALLATGAIAANPEVGGAPMFENKNIVENAVNSADHTTLVAAVKAAGLVDTLASEGPFTVFAPVNSAFDALPAGTVETLLKPENKDMLTKVLTAHVVAGKWSAADIAAKARASSDGFYHFNAVSGDALSAQVKGRNVYIIDESGNASRVTIADVNQSNGVIHVVNSVLVPK, from the coding sequence ATGAAGACGCTCAAGACATTCGCCGCCGCCACCGCCACTGCCGCTCTGCTGGCCACCGGTGCCATCGCCGCTAATCCCGAAGTGGGCGGCGCGCCCATGTTCGAGAATAAGAACATCGTCGAAAACGCCGTGAACTCCGCCGATCACACCACGCTGGTCGCCGCCGTGAAGGCTGCCGGTCTGGTCGATACGCTGGCCTCCGAAGGGCCGTTCACCGTTTTCGCCCCGGTCAACTCCGCCTTTGACGCGCTGCCTGCGGGCACTGTCGAGACCCTGCTCAAGCCCGAGAACAAGGACATGCTGACCAAAGTGCTGACCGCCCATGTGGTGGCCGGTAAATGGTCCGCCGCCGACATCGCCGCCAAGGCACGCGCCTCCAGTGATGGGTTCTATCACTTTAACGCCGTCTCTGGCGATGCACTGTCGGCGCAGGTGAAGGGCCGCAACGTCTATATCATCGACGAAAGCGGCAACGCCTCACGCGTGACTATCGCAGATGTGAACCAGTCCAACGGGGTGATCCATGTTGTAAACAGCGTGCTGGTGCCCAAATAA
- a CDS encoding sigma-70 family RNA polymerase sigma factor translates to MGDRAAFEALYDRVSAKLFGVCLRVLDTRAAAEDAMQDSFVKIWNNSDRYQANGLSPMTWLITIARNTAIDRLRATRKGHQNIDTPGLELAAPGPNPEQSAVAASEAKRLTNCLDDLEADRGAAVRGAYLDGDSYAELAQRFNVPLNTMRTWLRRGLMALRECMSV, encoded by the coding sequence ATGGGAGACCGTGCCGCTTTTGAGGCGCTCTATGATCGGGTGTCGGCGAAACTATTCGGGGTCTGCCTGCGTGTGTTGGATACACGCGCCGCAGCAGAGGATGCCATGCAGGACAGTTTCGTCAAAATCTGGAATAATTCCGACCGCTATCAGGCCAATGGCCTGTCGCCGATGACGTGGCTGATCACCATTGCGCGCAACACAGCGATCGACCGGCTGCGCGCCACCCGCAAGGGCCATCAGAACATCGACACGCCGGGGCTGGAACTGGCCGCGCCGGGGCCGAACCCCGAGCAATCCGCCGTGGCCGCCTCTGAGGCCAAGCGGCTGACCAATTGTCTGGATGATCTTGAAGCGGATCGCGGTGCTGCGGTGCGCGGGGCGTACCTTGATGGCGACAGCTATGCCGAGCTTGCGCAGCGTTTCAACGTGCCGCTCAACACCATGCGCACATGGCTGCGCCGTGGTCTGATGGCCCTGCGGGAGTGTATGAGCGTATGA
- a CDS encoding PACE efflux transporter, whose product MRSTADRIRHALSFEIIALLIVTPASAWLFDKPIGHIGVVAVVSASIATGWNYVYNLGFDHALRRLRGTVKKTVPIRVLHAVSFEIGLLFVLLPFIAWYLEISLREAFLIDVSLAVFYLIYAFVFNWIYDVLFPVSEPANAS is encoded by the coding sequence ATGCGCAGCACCGCAGACCGCATCCGCCACGCCCTCAGTTTTGAGATCATCGCCCTGCTGATCGTCACCCCCGCCAGTGCTTGGCTCTTTGACAAGCCCATCGGCCATATCGGCGTCGTCGCTGTGGTCAGCGCCAGCATCGCGACGGGGTGGAACTATGTCTACAACCTCGGCTTCGACCACGCCCTGCGTCGGTTGCGCGGCACGGTGAAAAAGACGGTGCCGATCCGCGTGCTTCATGCCGTGAGTTTCGAGATCGGGCTGCTCTTTGTGCTCTTGCCCTTCATCGCGTGGTATCTAGAGATTTCTCTGCGCGAAGCCTTCTTGATCGACGTGTCCTTGGCGGTGTTTTACCTGATCTACGCCTTCGTCTTTAACTGGATCTACGACGTGCTCTTCCCCGTCTCGGAACCCGCAAACGCGTCTTAA
- the meaB gene encoding methylmalonyl Co-A mutase-associated GTPase MeaB produces the protein MDIETLAAGIIAGERRALARAITLVESGRADHRAAAAELLAKLPTDRQALRVGLSGTPGVGKSTFIESFGMMLTGQGKRVAVLAVDPSSARTGGSILGDKTRMDRLSRDPNAFIRPSPSQTHLGGVARRSREAVRLCEAAGFDVVLIETVGVGQSETVVAEMSDAFVLLLAPAGGDELQGVKRGIMEIADLIVINKADGDLKSTAARTRADYAGALRLLRKRPQDPEGFPRATAVSALEENGLEETWAALQELTDWRRKNGFWDRTRAAQARYWFEQDVKQRLLAQLETPQAKDDLTRLSDAVADGARDPAEAAAEFVRRLRAD, from the coding sequence ATGGATATCGAGACATTGGCCGCAGGCATCATAGCAGGAGAGCGCCGCGCGTTGGCGCGGGCGATCACCTTGGTGGAATCGGGCCGCGCCGATCACCGTGCGGCGGCGGCGGAGCTGCTGGCGAAGCTGCCCACCGACCGGCAGGCGCTGCGCGTCGGGCTGTCGGGCACGCCCGGTGTGGGCAAATCCACCTTCATCGAAAGCTTCGGCATGATGCTGACGGGGCAGGGCAAACGCGTGGCGGTGCTGGCGGTGGACCCCAGTTCGGCGCGCACCGGCGGCTCGATCTTGGGTGACAAGACGCGGATGGACCGGCTGAGCCGTGATCCCAATGCCTTCATCCGGCCTTCGCCCAGCCAGACCCACCTGGGCGGCGTCGCGCGCCGCTCGCGCGAGGCGGTGCGGCTCTGCGAGGCGGCGGGCTTTGACGTGGTGCTGATCGAGACCGTGGGCGTCGGCCAGTCGGAAACCGTGGTGGCCGAGATGTCGGATGCCTTCGTGCTGCTTCTGGCCCCCGCTGGCGGGGACGAGTTGCAGGGCGTGAAACGCGGCATCATGGAGATTGCCGACCTCATCGTCATCAACAAGGCCGACGGCGATCTGAAATCCACCGCCGCCCGCACCCGGGCCGACTATGCCGGTGCCCTGCGCCTTCTGCGCAAGCGCCCGCAGGACCCCGAGGGTTTTCCGCGCGCCACCGCCGTCTCTGCGCTGGAGGAAAACGGGCTGGAGGAGACTTGGGCCGCCTTGCAGGAACTGACCGATTGGCGCCGGAAGAACGGGTTCTGGGACCGTACCCGCGCCGCACAGGCGCGCTATTGGTTCGAGCAAGACGTGAAGCAGCGGCTTTTGGCGCAGCTTGAGACCCCGCAGGCCAAGGACGATCTGACGCGGCTCAGCGATGCCGTGGCCGATGGGGCGCGTGATCCTGCGGAAGCGGCGGCGGAATTCGTCCGCCGCCTCAGGGCAGATTAA
- a CDS encoding HpcH/HpaI aldolase family protein produces the protein MKLRENSFLTAIRAGQKQLGLWVSLSNGYAAEVVAHAGYDWVMLDMEHAPSDMASVLGQLQAFSGSETTAMVRPDWNDAVKVKRLMDLGAPGLLFPMVQTPDEARAAVAACRYPPRGIRGVAGLNRANQFGRVADYNAQVENQTAILIQLETRAAVENAAAFAEVEGIDGIFFGPADIAADMGHLGQTLHPEVWEVIRPAAKLLMDKGIPVGTLVTDPDFAAQLLNEGFTFVACGTDVGLLAQGADALRAQVRDKISET, from the coding sequence ATGAAATTGCGCGAGAACAGCTTCCTCACGGCCATCCGTGCCGGGCAAAAGCAGCTTGGCCTCTGGGTCTCCCTCTCCAACGGCTATGCCGCCGAGGTGGTGGCCCATGCGGGCTATGACTGGGTGATGCTGGATATGGAACATGCGCCCAGCGACATGGCCTCGGTGCTGGGGCAGTTGCAGGCGTTCTCGGGCAGTGAGACCACGGCGATGGTGCGGCCCGACTGGAACGATGCGGTCAAGGTCAAACGGCTGATGGACCTCGGCGCGCCGGGGCTGCTATTCCCCATGGTGCAGACACCCGATGAAGCCCGCGCCGCCGTGGCCGCCTGCCGCTATCCGCCCCGCGGCATTCGGGGCGTGGCCGGGCTGAACCGCGCCAACCAATTTGGTCGGGTCGCGGATTACAACGCCCAGGTCGAGAACCAAACCGCCATCCTGATCCAGCTTGAAACCCGCGCCGCCGTCGAAAACGCCGCCGCCTTTGCCGAGGTCGAGGGGATCGACGGTATCTTCTTTGGCCCCGCTGATATCGCCGCCGATATGGGCCATCTGGGCCAGACCCTGCACCCCGAGGTCTGGGAGGTGATCCGCCCCGCTGCCAAACTCTTAATGGACAAGGGCATTCCCGTCGGCACGCTGGTCACCGATCCCGATTTCGCCGCCCAACTGCTGAACGAAGGCTTCACCTTTGTCGCCTGCGGCACGGATGTGGGCCTTTTGGCCCAAGGGGCCGATGCGCTGCGCGCGCAGGTGCGCGACAAGATTTCTGAGACGTGA